Proteins encoded together in one Deinococcus hopiensis KR-140 window:
- a CDS encoding DUF1622 domain-containing protein: protein MEGQAAGLFGEFEVLVGELTRYLATGVEAAAGIIVGVAVVEALWRSLALFFGQRGTPETLKEAIRLRLGRWLSVVLEFLLAADILRTAVAPNWDDILKLFAIAGIRTALNFFLQREVREAEGQRADAKITAHLDRSE, encoded by the coding sequence ATGGAAGGCCAGGCAGCGGGACTGTTCGGTGAATTCGAGGTGCTGGTGGGTGAGCTCACCCGGTACCTCGCCACGGGTGTGGAGGCGGCTGCCGGAATTATTGTGGGCGTCGCCGTGGTGGAAGCGCTGTGGCGGTCCCTGGCCCTCTTTTTCGGGCAGCGCGGCACGCCGGAGACGCTTAAGGAAGCCATTCGCCTGCGCCTGGGCCGCTGGCTGTCGGTGGTGTTGGAATTCCTGCTCGCGGCCGACATCCTCCGTACCGCCGTCGCGCCCAACTGGGACGACATCCTCAAGCTGTTCGCCATCGCGGGCATCCGCACGGCGCTGAACTTCTTCCTCCAGCGCGAAGTCCGGGAAGCCGAGGGGCAGCGGGCCGATGCGAAAATTACGGCCCATCTGGACCGGTCAGAGTGA